In Citrobacter sp. RHB25-C09, the following proteins share a genomic window:
- the aceB gene encoding malate synthase A, whose translation MNQQATTTDELIFTRPFGEAENQILTADAVEFLTELVVRFTPKRNKLLAARIQQQQDIDDGKLPDFISETASIRNGDWKIRGIPEDLQDRRVEITGPVERKMVINALNANVKVFMADFEDSLAPEWNKVIDGHINLRDAVNGTISYTNEAGKIYQLKPDPALLICRVRGLHLPEKHVTWRGEAIPGSLIDFALYFFHNYQALLAKGSGPYFYLPKTQAWQEAAWWSDVFSYAEDRFNLPRGTIKATLLIETLPAVFQMDEILHALRDHIVGLNCGRWDYIFSYIKTLKNHPDRVLPDRQVVTMDKPFLSAYSRLLIKTCHKRGAFAMGGMAAFIPSKDAERNTQVLNKVKADKALEASNGHDGTWIAHPGLADTAMAVFNDVLGENKNQLFVTREDDAPITAEQLLAPCEGERTEEGMRANIRVAVQYIEAWISGNGCVPIYGLMEDAATAEISRTSIWQWIHHEKTLSNGKPVTKALFRQMLAEEMRVIQEELGEHRYSSGRFDDAARLMEQITTSDELIDFLTLPGYRLLA comes from the coding sequence ATGAATCAACAGGCAACAACCACCGATGAATTGATCTTCACCAGACCATTCGGTGAGGCAGAGAATCAGATCCTCACCGCAGATGCCGTAGAATTTCTCACCGAACTGGTGGTGCGCTTTACGCCTAAGCGGAACAAACTGCTGGCAGCGCGTATTCAGCAGCAGCAGGATATTGATGATGGCAAGCTGCCAGATTTCATTTCGGAAACGGCTTCCATTCGTAACGGTGACTGGAAGATTCGCGGTATTCCTGAAGATTTGCAGGATCGCCGGGTAGAGATCACCGGGCCGGTTGAACGCAAGATGGTTATCAACGCTCTGAACGCTAACGTGAAAGTGTTTATGGCCGACTTTGAGGATTCACTGGCACCAGAGTGGAACAAAGTCATCGACGGGCATATTAATCTGCGAGATGCGGTTAACGGCACCATCAGCTACACCAACGAAGCCGGTAAAATCTATCAGTTGAAGCCAGATCCGGCGCTCCTGATTTGCCGTGTTCGTGGACTGCACCTGCCAGAAAAACACGTCACCTGGCGCGGCGAAGCCATCCCTGGCAGTTTGATCGACTTTGCGCTCTATTTCTTCCATAACTACCAGGCGTTGCTGGCGAAAGGCAGCGGCCCCTATTTTTACCTGCCGAAAACACAGGCATGGCAGGAAGCGGCCTGGTGGAGCGACGTATTCAGCTATGCTGAAGATCGTTTCAACCTGCCGCGCGGCACGATCAAAGCCACGCTGCTGATCGAAACCCTGCCCGCGGTTTTCCAGATGGATGAGATCCTCCATGCGCTGCGCGATCACATCGTGGGTCTGAACTGCGGTCGCTGGGATTATATTTTCAGCTATATCAAAACGTTGAAGAATCATCCCGACCGCGTCCTGCCGGACCGTCAGGTTGTGACGATGGACAAGCCATTCCTCAGCGCCTATTCACGTCTGCTGATCAAAACCTGCCACAAACGCGGTGCCTTCGCGATGGGCGGTATGGCGGCGTTTATTCCGAGCAAAGATGCCGAGCGTAATACTCAGGTGCTTAACAAAGTGAAAGCCGACAAAGCGCTGGAAGCCAGCAACGGTCACGACGGAACCTGGATCGCGCATCCGGGGCTGGCAGATACCGCAATGGCGGTATTCAACGACGTGCTGGGCGAAAACAAAAACCAGCTTTTCGTCACCCGCGAAGACGATGCGCCGATTACCGCTGAACAGCTTCTGGCACCGTGTGAAGGCGAACGCACTGAAGAAGGGATGCGCGCCAACATTCGCGTTGCCGTGCAGTACATCGAAGCGTGGATCTCCGGCAACGGCTGCGTACCGATTTATGGCCTGATGGAAGATGCCGCAACGGCGGAAATCTCCCGTACCTCCATCTGGCAGTGGATCCACCACGAGAAAACGCTGAGCAACGGCAAACCGGTTACCAAAGCCCTGTTCCGCCAGATGCTGGCTGAAGAGATGCGGGTGATTCAGGAGGAGTTGGGCGAACACCGCTACAGCAGCGGCCGCTTCGACGATGCCGCACGCCTGATGGAGCAGATCACCACCTCTGACGAATTAATCGACTTCCTGACCTTGCCAGGCTACCGCCTGCTGGCGTAA
- a CDS encoding acetyltransferase, giving the protein MVISIRRSRHDEGEKLVAIWCRSVDATHDFLSKEYRIELEELVRSFLPEAPLWVAANEKDEPIAFMLLTGEHMDALFVDPDVRGCGVGKMLIEHALTLAPHLTTNVNEQNEQAVGFYKKMGFQVTGRSEVDDLGRPHPLLNLAYCTL; this is encoded by the coding sequence ATGGTTATTTCCATTCGCCGATCGCGGCATGATGAAGGGGAGAAATTGGTGGCTATCTGGTGTCGTTCGGTTGATGCCACGCATGATTTTCTGTCTAAAGAGTACCGAATTGAACTTGAAGAACTGGTGCGTTCTTTTCTACCTGAAGCACCACTGTGGGTGGCTGCCAATGAGAAGGATGAGCCCATCGCGTTTATGCTGCTTACAGGGGAGCATATGGATGCGCTGTTTGTCGATCCGGACGTGCGCGGCTGTGGCGTAGGTAAGATGTTGATAGAGCATGCGCTTACGCTGGCACCTCATTTGACGACCAATGTGAATGAACAGAACGAACAGGCCGTTGGGTTTTATAAAAAGATGGGATTCCAAGTGACAGGTCGTTCAGAAGTGGATGATTTGGGGCGCCCGCATCCGTTGTTAAACCTGGCTTATTGCACGCTGTAG
- the metA gene encoding homoserine O-succinyltransferase produces the protein MPIRVLDELPAVNFLREENVFVMTTSRASGQEIRPLKVLILNLMPKKIETENQFLRLLSNSPLQVDVQLLRIDARESRNTPAEHLNNFYCNFEDICDQNFDGLIVTGAPLGLVEFNDVAYWPQIKQVLEWAKDHVTSTLFVCWAVQAALNILYGIPKQTRTDKLSGVYEHHILHPHALLTRGFDDSFLAPHSRYADFPAALIREYTDLEILAETENGDAYLFASKDKRIAFVTGHPEYDANTLASEYFRDVEAGLTPEVPYNYFPKDDPQNKPRATWRSHGNLLFTNWLNYYVYQITPYDLRHMNPTLD, from the coding sequence ATGCCGATTCGCGTGCTGGACGAGCTACCCGCCGTCAATTTCTTGCGTGAGGAAAATGTCTTTGTTATGACAACCTCTCGCGCTTCAGGTCAGGAAATTCGTCCGCTAAAGGTGCTCATCCTCAACCTGATGCCAAAGAAAATCGAAACTGAAAATCAGTTCTTACGGCTGCTCTCAAACTCTCCGCTGCAGGTCGATGTGCAACTGCTGCGGATTGACGCGCGTGAATCGCGTAATACGCCAGCGGAGCATCTGAACAATTTTTACTGCAACTTTGAAGATATCTGCGATCAAAACTTCGATGGTCTAATCGTCACCGGTGCGCCGCTGGGTCTGGTGGAATTCAATGATGTCGCCTATTGGCCACAGATCAAACAGGTGCTTGAATGGGCGAAAGACCACGTCACGTCCACCCTGTTTGTCTGTTGGGCGGTACAGGCCGCGCTGAACATCCTTTACGGTATTCCTAAACAAACCCGCACAGACAAACTTTCCGGCGTCTACGAGCATCACATTCTTCATCCCCACGCGCTGTTGACGCGCGGTTTTGATGACTCGTTCCTGGCGCCGCATTCACGTTATGCCGATTTCCCGGCAGCGTTAATTCGGGAATATACCGACCTCGAGATCCTTGCCGAGACAGAGAATGGCGATGCGTATCTGTTTGCCAGCAAAGATAAGCGTATCGCGTTTGTCACCGGACACCCGGAATACGATGCCAACACGCTCGCGAGTGAATATTTTCGCGATGTCGAAGCGGGGCTAACGCCGGAAGTTCCGTACAACTATTTCCCGAAGGACGATCCGCAAAACAAACCCCGAGCGACCTGGCGAAGCCACGGCAATTTGCTGTTTACTAACTGGCTCAACTATTACGTCTACCAGATCACGCCATACGATCTGCGTCACATGAATCCAACATTGGATTAA